Proteins from a single region of Flaviflexus salsibiostraticola:
- a CDS encoding VOC family protein: MVNGEVAERVINPAAGMDAVTLRVGDLELMSSYYENAIALVPIEEKSRGGEVHRVLGRAGVPLMRLVATPGLPAGDPRQAGMFHTAFLFENRASLAATVYRAARDARGQYVGSGDHLVSEAFYFTDPEGNGIELYVDRPRDQWTWKDGQVEMATLYIDPNKFLQDNLNQESVDAAPVTAGIIGHVHLQVGDIPTARRFYIDGIGFDPTSSLGDQAVFASAGGYHHHVAMNTWNSRGAGPRAASLGLGNVAIIVPGREDLDAFVARLSAQGISHSDNGTSVVAADPWNTQVSVSLPGVSVDELLLR; encoded by the coding sequence ATGGTGAATGGAGAAGTCGCAGAGCGCGTCATCAATCCCGCGGCTGGGATGGATGCCGTCACCCTCCGCGTGGGGGATCTCGAACTCATGTCCTCCTACTACGAGAACGCGATTGCGCTCGTGCCGATCGAGGAGAAGTCTCGCGGCGGCGAGGTTCACCGCGTTCTCGGCCGCGCGGGCGTCCCGCTTATGAGGCTCGTCGCGACACCGGGGCTCCCGGCGGGCGACCCTCGGCAGGCTGGCATGTTCCACACCGCCTTCCTCTTCGAGAACCGTGCGTCGCTCGCGGCGACCGTCTACCGTGCAGCGCGTGATGCCCGCGGTCAGTATGTGGGGTCGGGCGATCACCTCGTGTCCGAGGCGTTCTATTTCACCGACCCCGAGGGCAACGGTATCGAGCTGTACGTCGACCGTCCGCGGGATCAGTGGACGTGGAAAGACGGGCAGGTCGAGATGGCGACGCTCTACATCGACCCGAATAAGTTCCTGCAGGACAACCTCAACCAGGAGTCCGTCGATGCGGCGCCCGTCACCGCCGGCATCATCGGTCACGTCCACCTCCAGGTCGGAGACATCCCGACGGCGCGCAGGTTCTACATCGATGGCATCGGATTTGACCCGACCTCGTCGCTCGGCGATCAGGCCGTCTTCGCGTCGGCCGGTGGCTATCACCATCACGTCGCCATGAATACCTGGAACAGCCGCGGCGCGGGCCCGCGCGCCGCGAGCCTCGGGCTCGGCAACGTCGCGATCATCGTCCCCGGTCGCGAGGACCTCGACGCATTCGTGGCGCGTCTGTCGGCGCAGGGCATCTCCCATTCCGACAACGGCACGTCGGTCGTCGCCGCGGATCCGTGGAACACCCAGGTGAGCGTCTCGCTCCCGGGGGTCTCTGTCGACGAGCTGCTCCTGCGATAG
- a CDS encoding SDR family oxidoreductase, whose amino-acid sequence MTLNDPRNYFRKVDPPEQTQEHPGLDRDLEPQADIGLDSYVGNGRLSGRRALITGGDSGIGAAVAIAYAREGADVAISYLPEEQVDADRVLEAIRAEGRKAVALPGDLIELDQCRHIVEETVRELGGLDILVNNASRQIWHDGIENISDEDFDLTMKSNIYASYRVTKAALEHMQPGSSIIFTSSIQAYQPSDTLLDYAITKAGMNNLSKGLAQELAPKGIRVNAVAPGPIWTPLQPSHGQPMEKLTSFGQDTPLGRAGHPVELAGAYVFLASDESSYVAGETLGVTGGKPTP is encoded by the coding sequence ATGACATTGAATGATCCGCGCAACTATTTCCGGAAGGTCGACCCGCCGGAGCAGACCCAGGAGCATCCGGGCCTCGACCGCGATCTCGAACCGCAGGCCGACATCGGCCTCGACTCCTACGTCGGCAACGGGCGGCTGTCCGGCCGCAGGGCCCTCATCACCGGCGGCGATTCCGGCATCGGCGCCGCCGTCGCCATCGCCTACGCCCGCGAGGGCGCCGATGTCGCGATCTCCTATCTGCCTGAGGAACAGGTCGACGCCGACCGGGTGCTCGAGGCGATCCGGGCCGAGGGCAGGAAGGCCGTGGCCCTGCCGGGCGACCTCATCGAGCTCGACCAGTGTCGCCACATCGTCGAGGAGACGGTCCGGGAGCTCGGCGGTCTCGACATCCTCGTCAACAATGCGAGCCGCCAGATCTGGCACGATGGCATCGAGAACATCTCGGATGAGGACTTTGACCTCACGATGAAGTCGAATATCTACGCGTCCTACCGCGTGACGAAGGCGGCGCTTGAGCACATGCAGCCGGGATCCTCGATCATCTTCACCTCTTCGATCCAGGCCTACCAGCCCTCGGACACGCTGCTCGACTACGCGATCACAAAGGCGGGGATGAACAACCTCTCGAAGGGACTCGCCCAAGAGCTCGCGCCAAAGGGCATTCGTGTCAACGCGGTCGCGCCGGGCCCGATCTGGACGCCGCTCCAGCCGAGCCACGGCCAGCCGATGGAGAAGCTCACGTCCTTCGGCCAGGACACCCCGCTCGGCCGCGCCGGGCATCCCGTCGAGCTCGCGGGGGCCTACGTCTTCCTCGCCTCGGACGAATCGTCCTACGTGGCGGGCGAGACCCTCGGTGTCACGGGAGGCAAGCCCACCCCGTAG
- the poxB gene encoding ubiquinone-dependent pyruvate dehydrogenase, which produces MATIAEFIVETLSTSGVERVYGLSGDSLNGFTDAVRQSGLDWVHVRHEEAAAFAASAEAAMTGEIAVCAGSCGPGNLHLINGLYDAQRSRVPVLALAAHIPSSEIGSGYFQETHPQAIFAECSVYVEHVSSAEQMPRLLRIAMREALTKRGVAVLVISGDLLLTEIEAEAEEIRHQQSLLYPDSSSLARAAEALNAGERVTILAGAGAAGAHDELIAAAERLKAPVVHALRGKENVEYDNPHDVGMSGLIGFESGYHALHEADTLLMLGTDFPYTQFYPEHATIIQVDIRGEQIGRRTRVDIPLVGGVKETLDVLLPHVEQKRSRKHLDAMLELYESSREGLDDLTKHSRRTIHPQRLTRLIDEAAADDAVFIPDVGSPVVMACRYVTTNGRRRLIGSFTHGSMANALPQAIGVQASHPERQVIALAGDGGLAMLLGELLTVRQLDLPIKIVVYNNSSLNFVELEMKAAGVVNYATELENPRFSDLAEAIGITGIRVDRPKDLEKAVTEFMATDGPALLDVVTERQELTLPPSIEAEQVKGFSAYAVKTVLDGRGGELIDLAKANARQLF; this is translated from the coding sequence ATGGCGACCATTGCAGAGTTCATCGTCGAGACTCTGTCGACGAGCGGAGTGGAGCGCGTGTATGGACTGTCGGGAGACTCGCTCAACGGTTTCACCGACGCTGTCAGGCAGAGCGGGCTCGACTGGGTCCATGTGCGTCACGAGGAGGCCGCGGCCTTCGCGGCGTCGGCGGAGGCGGCGATGACGGGGGAGATCGCGGTGTGCGCAGGTTCCTGCGGCCCCGGCAACCTTCACCTCATCAACGGCCTCTATGACGCTCAGCGATCCCGGGTGCCGGTCCTTGCGCTCGCGGCCCACATCCCGTCCTCCGAGATCGGCTCCGGCTACTTCCAGGAGACCCACCCGCAGGCGATCTTCGCCGAGTGCAGCGTCTACGTCGAACACGTGTCGAGCGCGGAGCAGATGCCGAGGCTGTTGCGCATCGCCATGCGCGAGGCGCTGACGAAGCGCGGCGTCGCTGTGCTCGTCATCTCCGGCGATCTTCTCCTCACCGAGATCGAGGCTGAGGCCGAGGAGATCAGGCACCAGCAGTCCCTCCTCTACCCGGACTCGAGCAGCCTCGCCCGTGCGGCCGAGGCGCTCAACGCGGGGGAGAGGGTGACGATCCTGGCCGGCGCGGGGGCCGCGGGCGCCCACGACGAGCTGATCGCGGCTGCGGAGCGCCTCAAGGCGCCGGTCGTTCACGCTCTGCGCGGCAAGGAGAACGTCGAGTACGACAACCCGCATGACGTGGGGATGAGCGGGCTCATCGGCTTCGAATCCGGGTACCACGCGCTCCACGAGGCGGACACCCTCCTTATGCTCGGCACCGACTTCCCCTACACGCAGTTCTATCCGGAACACGCGACGATCATCCAAGTCGACATCCGCGGCGAACAGATCGGTCGGCGCACGCGGGTCGACATTCCCCTCGTCGGTGGAGTGAAGGAGACCCTCGATGTCCTCCTGCCGCATGTCGAGCAGAAGCGTTCGAGAAAACACCTCGATGCGATGCTCGAACTCTACGAGAGCTCACGGGAGGGGCTCGACGACCTGACGAAGCACTCCCGCAGGACGATCCACCCGCAGCGCCTCACCCGCCTGATCGATGAGGCGGCGGCCGACGATGCGGTATTCATCCCCGACGTCGGCTCACCGGTCGTCATGGCCTGTCGGTACGTGACGACGAACGGCAGGCGCAGGCTCATCGGCTCCTTCACCCACGGTTCGATGGCGAACGCCCTGCCGCAGGCCATCGGCGTCCAGGCCTCCCACCCCGAGCGCCAGGTCATTGCACTCGCTGGCGACGGCGGGCTGGCGATGCTCCTCGGCGAGCTGCTCACCGTGCGCCAGTTGGACTTGCCGATCAAGATCGTCGTCTACAACAATTCGTCGCTCAATTTCGTTGAACTGGAGATGAAGGCGGCCGGTGTCGTCAATTACGCGACTGAGCTCGAGAACCCTCGTTTCTCCGACCTTGCCGAGGCCATCGGTATCACCGGCATCCGCGTCGACCGACCGAAGGATCTCGAGAAGGCGGTGACGGAGTTCATGGCGACCGACGGGCCCGCCCTGCTCGATGTCGTCACCGAGCGGCAGGAGCTCACCCTGCCGCCGTCGATCGAGGCGGAGCAGGTCAAGGGCTTCAGCGCCTATGCGGTCAAGACGGTGCTCGACGGCCGGGGCGGGGAGCTCATCGACCTCGCCAAGGCGAACGCCCGCCAGCTGTTCTGA
- a CDS encoding AI-2E family transporter — protein sequence MNLFTRRQKTTPIAPPPPRVEPRAPHNPLPGTSVGIPPILAKFGLGSWYLIGIIILISFIVFATANVDFIFVTVFLALVATSVLRPITDLLARWLPRALAMVVSLLLVIGAFAGLVTFVVISVRSEWEDLASQFSDGIDSILELAENNPLPWSVSSEESRQWISDTIDDGIAWLQENTGEITSQVMSSASSIGFGIMILSLAALVTVFFLLSGAQMWLWFLNELPDRHRDTTHRAAMAGWLAFSGYARGTIIIALINGALAFILLIALGVPLAAPLAVLVVIGTFIPLFGAPAAMVIATIVALAANGIVIALIVLVGIALIGQLEGNVLQPLIMGRQVSLHPTIIALGVAAGTFLAGLLGAIVAIPILSVLWAVYKVLRRQDPPRETLPHVDKEELLES from the coding sequence ATGAACCTGTTCACACGACGGCAGAAGACGACACCGATCGCGCCACCGCCGCCACGCGTCGAGCCGAGGGCGCCACACAATCCCCTGCCGGGCACCTCCGTGGGGATCCCCCCGATTCTCGCGAAGTTCGGCCTCGGATCCTGGTACCTCATCGGGATCATCATTCTCATCTCATTCATCGTCTTCGCGACCGCGAACGTCGACTTCATCTTCGTCACGGTGTTCCTCGCACTCGTCGCCACGTCGGTGCTGAGGCCGATCACCGACCTGCTCGCGCGCTGGCTGCCGCGAGCGCTGGCGATGGTCGTCAGCCTTCTGCTCGTCATCGGTGCCTTCGCAGGCCTCGTCACCTTCGTCGTCATCTCCGTCCGCAGCGAATGGGAGGACCTCGCCTCACAGTTCAGCGACGGCATCGACTCGATCCTCGAGCTGGCGGAGAACAATCCTCTGCCGTGGAGCGTGAGCTCCGAGGAGTCACGACAGTGGATCTCCGACACGATCGACGACGGTATCGCCTGGCTCCAGGAGAACACCGGCGAGATCACCTCGCAGGTCATGTCGAGCGCCTCGTCGATCGGCTTCGGCATCATGATCCTCTCGCTCGCCGCGCTCGTCACCGTCTTCTTCCTCCTGTCGGGCGCCCAGATGTGGCTCTGGTTCCTCAACGAACTCCCCGACCGGCACCGCGACACCACCCACCGGGCGGCCATGGCGGGCTGGCTCGCCTTCTCGGGCTACGCACGGGGGACGATCATCATCGCCCTCATCAATGGCGCGCTCGCGTTTATTCTGCTCATCGCCCTCGGCGTGCCACTCGCCGCACCCCTCGCCGTCCTCGTCGTCATCGGCACCTTTATTCCGCTCTTCGGAGCGCCCGCAGCGATGGTCATCGCGACGATCGTCGCACTCGCCGCCAACGGCATCGTCATCGCGCTCATCGTCCTTGTCGGAATCGCCCTCATCGGCCAGCTGGAGGGGAATGTCCTCCAGCCACTCATCATGGGCAGGCAGGTGTCCCTCCACCCGACAATCATCGCCCTGGGCGTCGCGGCCGGCACGTTCCTCGCGGGGCTCCTCGGCGCGATCGTCGCCATTCCGATCCTCTCGGTCCTCTGGGCCGTCTATAAGGTGCTGCGCAGGCAGGATCCGCCGCGGGAGACGCTGCCGCATGTCGACAAAGAGGAGCTCCTCGAGTCATAG
- a CDS encoding arginine deiminase — translation MTFRVASEVGKLRQVIVHRPGREMDRLTPTNKDELLFDDVLWTQQAQAEHDVFTAAMRDEGAEVLYLRELLAEALEIPEARHYVSDETFEERWYGVTGTQIMREYADSLSAADLAELVIAGVTKTELIELTGKLDSAYLARAENDFMVLRCLPNHFFTRDPSCWIFDGVSINSMQKVARMRETINLEAIYRWHPMFRNEGFKKWSGGLADRAATVEGGDVEVIGNGAVAIGISERTTAAGFERLARSLLWNSEATRVIGFLMKEERAQMHLDTVMTMVNENTFLKYKHLGMLPSVTVTKGSRPGDIEVANAPGEDMHKVLADALDVPEVRILTTPEDDFAAERGQWNDACNVLAIEPNVVVAYDRNVEANAYLESEGVRVIPVPGAELGRGRGGPRCMSCPTVRDDI, via the coding sequence ATGACATTCCGTGTCGCATCAGAAGTGGGAAAACTGCGGCAGGTTATAGTCCACCGCCCCGGACGGGAAATGGACCGTCTGACCCCGACCAACAAGGACGAGCTGCTCTTCGACGACGTGCTCTGGACCCAGCAGGCGCAGGCCGAGCACGACGTGTTCACGGCGGCGATGCGCGACGAGGGAGCCGAGGTGCTCTACCTCCGGGAGCTGCTCGCCGAAGCGCTCGAAATCCCTGAGGCCCGGCACTATGTCAGCGACGAGACCTTCGAGGAGCGCTGGTACGGAGTGACCGGCACCCAGATCATGCGGGAGTACGCTGACAGCCTCTCGGCCGCGGATCTCGCCGAACTGGTCATCGCCGGCGTCACGAAGACGGAGCTCATCGAGCTCACGGGCAAGCTGGACTCGGCCTACCTCGCACGCGCAGAGAACGACTTCATGGTCCTCCGCTGCCTGCCGAACCACTTCTTCACCCGTGACCCCTCCTGCTGGATCTTCGACGGAGTCTCGATCAACTCGATGCAGAAGGTCGCCCGCATGCGCGAGACGATCAACCTCGAGGCCATCTACCGGTGGCACCCGATGTTCCGCAACGAGGGATTCAAGAAGTGGTCGGGCGGCCTTGCCGACCGGGCCGCCACTGTGGAGGGCGGCGATGTCGAGGTCATCGGCAACGGGGCCGTCGCGATCGGCATCTCCGAGCGCACGACAGCGGCCGGCTTCGAAAGGCTCGCCCGCAGCCTCCTGTGGAACAGCGAGGCGACGCGCGTCATCGGCTTCCTCATGAAGGAGGAGCGGGCGCAGATGCACCTCGACACCGTCATGACGATGGTCAACGAGAACACGTTCCTCAAGTACAAGCACCTCGGCATGCTCCCCTCGGTCACCGTGACGAAGGGCTCCCGCCCTGGCGACATCGAGGTCGCGAACGCCCCCGGCGAGGATATGCACAAGGTTCTCGCCGACGCGCTCGACGTTCCCGAAGTCCGCATCCTCACGACGCCGGAGGACGACTTCGCGGCCGAGCGCGGGCAGTGGAATGATGCGTGCAATGTGCTTGCGATTGAGCCCAACGTCGTCGTCGCCTACGACCGCAATGTCGAGGCGAACGCGTACCTTGAATCCGAGGGCGTCCGGGTCATCCCGGTTCCCGGAGCAGAACTCGGCCGCGGTCGAGGCGGGCCTCGCTGCATGAGCTGCCCGACCGTACGCGACGACATCTAG
- the argF gene encoding ornithine carbamoyltransferase has product MAVNLKGRSFLKEIDFTQEEWMYLLDLAAELKAAKKNGTETQYLKGKNIALIFEKTSTRTRCAFEVGAYDQGANITYLDPSGSQMGHKESVEDTARVLGRFYDGIEFRGHKQEHVDTLAKLAGVPVWNGLTDDWHPTQTLADQLTMHEASGKPYNEITVAFVGDTRNNVANSLLVGGALIGMNVKMVGPKELETIPEVREIAAKLAEKSGSEITYENDPKKGVEGADFIYTDIWVSMGEPAEVWDARIEQLSPYQVNKELLAATGKDAKFLHCLPAFHDTNTKVGQDIFEKTGMGNGLEVTNDVFESDASLVFDEAENRMHTIKAVMVATLGEM; this is encoded by the coding sequence ATGGCCGTCAACCTCAAGGGCAGGTCATTCCTCAAGGAAATCGACTTCACTCAAGAAGAGTGGATGTACCTGCTTGACCTGGCCGCTGAACTCAAGGCGGCGAAGAAGAACGGTACCGAGACCCAGTACCTCAAGGGCAAGAACATCGCCCTCATCTTTGAGAAGACCTCGACGAGGACCCGCTGCGCGTTCGAAGTCGGCGCCTACGACCAGGGTGCGAACATCACGTACCTCGACCCGAGCGGCTCGCAGATGGGCCACAAGGAGTCGGTGGAGGACACCGCCCGCGTGCTCGGCCGCTTCTACGACGGAATCGAGTTCCGCGGCCACAAGCAGGAGCATGTCGACACTCTCGCCAAGCTCGCCGGCGTCCCCGTGTGGAACGGCCTGACCGATGACTGGCACCCCACCCAGACGCTCGCCGATCAGCTGACGATGCACGAGGCCTCGGGCAAGCCCTACAACGAGATCACGGTCGCGTTCGTCGGGGACACCCGCAACAACGTGGCGAACTCCCTCCTCGTCGGCGGTGCTCTCATCGGCATGAACGTCAAGATGGTCGGCCCGAAGGAGCTCGAGACGATCCCCGAGGTTCGCGAGATCGCGGCCAAGCTGGCGGAGAAGTCGGGTTCGGAGATCACGTACGAGAACGATCCCAAGAAGGGCGTCGAAGGCGCCGATTTCATCTACACCGACATCTGGGTCTCCATGGGCGAGCCGGCTGAGGTGTGGGATGCGCGGATCGAGCAGCTCAGCCCCTACCAGGTCAACAAGGAGCTCCTCGCCGCCACCGGCAAGGACGCGAAGTTCCTCCACTGCCTCCCGGCGTTCCACGACACGAACACCAAGGTCGGCCAGGACATCTTCGAGAAGACCGGCATGGGCAACGGGCTCGAGGTGACGAACGACGTCTTCGAGTCGGACGCATCGCTCGTCTTCGACGAGGCCGAGAACCGCATGCACACGATCAAGGCCGTCATGGTCGCGACCCTCGGGGAGATGTGA
- the deoC gene encoding deoxyribose-phosphate aldolase: MTLTVAEYAKHFDMALHLQSSTEQDIREHARAAREANVAACYTNSYWTPVVAEELAGSDVRVGTAISFPYGCTSTAMKFAEIEEGLELGATAVDMVLNIGEFRDGNDALTVRELDGLVERCEGRAISKLIFEVCYLTDEEIARLTRLCSDAGIDYVKTSTGSQGFPTEAQVKIMRDNITNPTTKLKVSGVPRTFTMPASLWLIEKMGVSLIGTRSAAKLVAQYADYLENGI, encoded by the coding sequence ATGACACTGACCGTTGCGGAATACGCAAAACATTTCGATATGGCACTGCATCTGCAGAGCTCAACCGAGCAGGACATCCGCGAGCACGCCCGTGCCGCACGCGAGGCCAACGTGGCCGCCTGCTACACGAACTCCTACTGGACGCCCGTCGTCGCCGAGGAACTGGCCGGATCCGACGTCCGCGTCGGCACCGCCATCTCATTCCCCTACGGATGCACGTCGACTGCGATGAAGTTCGCCGAGATCGAGGAAGGTCTCGAGCTGGGTGCAACCGCTGTCGACATGGTGCTCAACATCGGCGAGTTCCGCGACGGGAACGACGCGCTGACGGTCCGCGAGCTCGACGGCCTCGTCGAGCGCTGCGAGGGCCGCGCGATCTCCAAGCTCATCTTCGAGGTCTGCTACCTCACCGATGAGGAGATCGCCCGACTCACCCGCCTGTGCAGCGATGCCGGGATCGACTACGTCAAGACCTCGACCGGATCGCAGGGCTTCCCCACCGAGGCTCAGGTGAAGATCATGCGCGACAACATCACCAATCCGACAACCAAGCTCAAGGTGTCGGGCGTGCCCCGCACCTTCACCATGCCGGCCTCGCTGTGGCTCATCGAGAAGATGGGCGTGTCCCTCATCGGCACCAGGTCCGCCGCCAAGCTCGTCGCGCAGTATGCCGACTACCTCGAGAATGGAATCTGA
- a CDS encoding xylulokinase gives MSEEKYLVGIDAGTTGCKTVVFDLDGNPLGEDYREYPTLFPKPGWIEQSYDDIIPPLVESCRVAINKSGIDRTKIASLAFSSQAPLLTMLDEDGFLMRDFLSWQDLRGAPYIPKLREAYGAEKFYRETGDPLGTNSAAPKWAWLRDNEPENFERARWLLSEQEYLLKLWGAEEYWTDLSSASREGMLDVDTLEWSKGVHDLVGLPIEKRAKISTQPGQIVGSITGDIALRAGLPDGVPLAIGGHDQNCSTFGGGAVKGGDTVMVMGTFGSCYVVMDESRRDPQRKLVVKPNHGMGNWTIEAFSNTSASAFRWYRDTFGDLETSAGRVVGIDPYDMMTRQASRSPIGANGVTFLPYLAGASGARQNADARGNLFGFSLSTNKSDVVRAVLEGICFEMKDIINAQKAAGIDIDTIRLVGGAAKSPFWSQMLADSLGHPIEILANDQAGCLGAAMYAGVGVGVYDSCEEAAERAVKVSGRYEPDTSKAAEYEASFERFVESYEALDGRLF, from the coding sequence ATGTCAGAAGAGAAGTACCTTGTCGGCATCGACGCCGGCACCACTGGATGCAAGACCGTCGTGTTCGACCTCGACGGCAACCCGCTCGGCGAAGACTATCGGGAGTACCCGACGCTCTTCCCGAAGCCGGGCTGGATTGAGCAGTCCTACGACGACATCATTCCGCCGCTCGTCGAATCCTGCCGCGTCGCCATCAACAAGTCGGGAATCGATCGGACGAAGATCGCGAGCCTCGCCTTCTCCTCGCAGGCCCCGCTGCTCACAATGCTGGATGAGGATGGCTTCCTCATGCGCGACTTCCTCTCCTGGCAGGATCTGCGCGGCGCCCCCTACATCCCCAAGCTGCGCGAGGCCTACGGCGCCGAGAAGTTCTACCGCGAGACGGGCGACCCGCTCGGCACGAACTCTGCCGCTCCGAAGTGGGCCTGGCTGCGCGACAACGAGCCAGAGAACTTCGAGCGGGCGCGCTGGCTCCTCTCCGAGCAGGAGTACCTGCTCAAGCTCTGGGGTGCCGAGGAGTACTGGACGGACCTGTCCTCCGCGTCCCGCGAGGGCATGCTCGACGTCGACACCCTCGAGTGGTCGAAGGGAGTCCACGATCTCGTGGGCCTGCCCATCGAGAAGCGCGCGAAGATCTCAACCCAGCCCGGCCAGATCGTCGGCAGCATCACCGGTGACATCGCCCTGCGTGCGGGCCTGCCGGATGGGGTGCCGCTCGCGATCGGCGGCCACGACCAGAACTGCTCGACGTTCGGCGGCGGCGCCGTCAAGGGCGGCGACACGGTCATGGTCATGGGAACCTTCGGCTCCTGCTACGTCGTCATGGACGAGTCCCGCCGCGATCCGCAGCGCAAGCTTGTCGTCAAGCCGAACCACGGCATGGGCAACTGGACCATCGAGGCGTTCTCAAACACGTCCGCCTCGGCGTTCCGGTGGTACCGCGACACGTTCGGCGATCTCGAGACCTCCGCGGGCCGCGTTGTCGGAATCGATCCGTACGACATGATGACCCGCCAGGCCTCCCGCTCCCCCATCGGCGCCAACGGCGTCACGTTCCTTCCGTACCTGGCAGGCGCCTCCGGCGCCCGCCAGAACGCCGATGCTCGCGGGAATCTCTTCGGCTTCTCACTGTCGACGAATAAGTCCGACGTTGTCCGTGCCGTGCTCGAGGGCATCTGCTTCGAGATGAAGGACATCATCAACGCCCAGAAGGCCGCCGGCATCGACATCGACACGATCCGCCTCGTCGGCGGCGCGGCGAAGTCGCCGTTCTGGAGCCAGATGCTCGCGGACTCGCTCGGCCACCCGATCGAGATCCTCGCCAACGACCAGGCGGGCTGCCTCGGCGCCGCGATGTACGCGGGCGTCGGCGTCGGCGTCTACGACTCCTGCGAGGAGGCCGCCGAGCGCGCCGTCAAGGTCTCGGGCCGCTACGAGCCGGACACCTCGAAGGCCGCCGAGTACGAGGCATCCTTCGAGCGCTTCGTCGAGTCCTACGAGGCACTGGACGGCAGGCTGTTCTAA
- a CDS encoding NAD-dependent epimerase/dehydratase family protein, with product MEILVLGGTGFLSGEAARAFIRHGHEVTCAARGVTGSAPEGATFITWDRAGTPPFELLEHAPDVVLDISSNPTRVGDALGLFPHARWIYISSVSIYPTMTAPMGTPADTKTAEPVSQGGPDDYPGLKAACERLIEQRAPDHAIIRPGLIVGPGDPTGRFTYWPVRLAEAAADGLPYIAPTPPEDPVQWIDVRDLAEWIVRLADSGDIGIWEAIGEPMPRERFLSEIATITDGDPTPVWLDPQVLEQEEIGFWMGERALPLWIPVPELEHMMNRDLRPARERGLTTRPLTETARDTLTTSIPVDGFLSRTDELAVLRRLGHLD from the coding sequence ATGGAGATCCTCGTCCTCGGCGGGACCGGATTCCTCTCCGGGGAGGCCGCCCGCGCCTTCATCCGGCACGGTCACGAGGTGACCTGTGCTGCCCGCGGCGTCACGGGTAGCGCCCCGGAGGGCGCCACCTTCATCACATGGGACCGCGCCGGCACACCGCCCTTCGAGCTGCTCGAGCACGCACCCGATGTCGTTCTCGACATCTCCAGCAATCCGACGAGAGTCGGGGACGCCCTCGGCCTGTTCCCGCACGCGCGGTGGATCTACATCTCGTCCGTCAGCATCTACCCGACGATGACGGCGCCCATGGGCACGCCGGCCGACACAAAGACGGCCGAGCCGGTCAGTCAGGGCGGCCCCGACGACTACCCGGGGCTCAAGGCGGCCTGTGAGCGCCTCATCGAGCAGCGGGCCCCCGACCATGCCATCATTCGACCCGGCCTCATCGTCGGTCCCGGCGACCCCACGGGGAGGTTCACGTATTGGCCAGTCCGGCTCGCGGAGGCGGCGGCCGACGGCCTGCCGTACATCGCGCCCACCCCGCCGGAGGATCCGGTGCAGTGGATCGATGTGCGCGACCTTGCCGAGTGGATCGTCCGCCTCGCCGACAGCGGCGACATCGGGATCTGGGAGGCGATCGGAGAGCCGATGCCGCGCGAGCGCTTCCTCAGCGAGATCGCCACCATCACCGACGGCGACCCGACCCCCGTCTGGCTCGACCCTCAGGTGCTGGAACAAGAAGAGATCGGCTTCTGGATGGGCGAGCGCGCACTCCCCCTATGGATCCCGGTCCCCGAGCTCGAGCACATGATGAACAGGGATCTTCGCCCGGCCCGCGAGCGGGGCCTCACGACGCGCCCCCTCACCGAGACCGCGCGTGACACGCTCACCACGAGCATCCCAGTTGACGGATTCCTCTCGCGCACCGACGAGCTCGCCGTGCTTCGCCGGCTCGGTCATCTCGACTGA